The Rhineura floridana isolate rRhiFlo1 chromosome 15, rRhiFlo1.hap2, whole genome shotgun sequence genome window below encodes:
- the LOC133370321 gene encoding cytochrome P450 2A13-like: protein MDLLGAMALFLVICLSCLMVLSTWHQMHRKSKMPPGPTPLPLIGNFLQVNTSDMYRSLMKIREKYGSVYTIHLGPRRIVVLCGYDAVKEALVDQGEEFSGRGEQATFDWIFQGYGVAFSNGERAKQLRRFSIMTLRNFGMGRRSIEERIVEEAHFLLESLRGTKGVPFDPTYFLSRSVSNVISSIAFGNRFEYEDKEFLSLLSMINESFRFTATAWGQLYDIFSNVMQYLPGPQHEAFKKLLGLEEFITRKVKVNQETLDPNSPRDFIDCFLVKMQQEKENPNSEFSLKNLVMTTLTIFFAGTETVSTTLRYGFLLLLKYPEIEEKVHKEIDRVIGQNRSPNMDDQTQMPYTEAVIHEIQRFSDMIPMGLARRVTRDTQFRGYTIPKGTEVFPVLGSVLRDRKHFARPEVFDPQHFLDANGQFKKNEAFMPFSIGKRYCFGERLARMELFLFFTSILQNFRFKSLIPPEEIDISPMLVGFATIPRFYDISVIPR from the exons ATGGATCTCCTGGGAGCAATGGCGCTTTTCTTGGTCATCTGCCTCTCCTGCCTGATGGTCCTCTCAACATGGCACCAGATGCACCGCAAAAGCAAGATGCCCCCTGGACCAACTCCCCTCCCCTTGATTGGGAACTTTCTCCAAGTCAACACAAGTGATATGTACCGGTCGCTCATGAAG ATCCGTGAGAAATATGGTTCTGTCTACACCATCCACTTAGGGCCTCGCCGGATTGTGGTGCTGTGCGGATATGATGCAGTGAAAGAGGCCCTGGTGGATCAGGGTGAAGAGTTTAGTGGCCGTGGGGAGCAAGCCACATTTGACTGGATTTTCCAGGGTTACG GGGTCGCCTTCAGTAACGGGGAGCGGGCCAAACAGCTGCGCAGATTCTCCATCATGACCCTGCGGAATTTTGGGATGGGAAGGAGATCCATTGAAGAGCGGATTGTGGAGGAGGCTCATTTCCTGCTGGAATCCCTGCGGGGCACAAAAG GTGTGCCCTTTGACCCCACCTACTTTCTGAGCCGCTCAGTCTCCAATGTCATCAGCTCCATCGCCTTTGGCAACCGCTTTGAATATGAGGATAAGGAGTTCCTGTCCTTGCTGAGCATGATCAATGAAAGCTTCCGGTTCACAGCCACCGCTTGGGGGCAG CTCTACGACATATTCTCAAATGTCATGCAGTACCTGCCTGGCCCACAACATGAAGCCTTCAAGAAGCTTTTGGGCCTGGAGGAGTTCATCACAAGGAAGGTAAAGGTCAACCAGGAGACCCTGGACCCCAActcccctcgggatttcattgactGCTTCCTGGTGAAAATGCAGCAG GAGAAAGAAAACCCCAACTCAGAGTTCTCCCTAAAGAATCTGGTTATGACAACACTCACCATCTTCTTTGCTGGCACAGAGACCGTCAGCACCACCTTGCGCTATGGCTTCCTGCTTCTGCTGAAATACCCGGAGATCGAAG AGAAGGTCCACAAGGAGATTGACCGTGTGATTGGCCAGAATCGCTCTCCCAACATGGATGATCAGACCCAGATGCCTTACACAGAAGCTGTGATCCATGAGATCCAGAGATTTTCTGACATGATCCCCATGGGATTAGCACGACGTGTGACCCGTGATACCCAGTTCCGGGGATACACCATTCCCAAG GGGACTGAAGTGTTTCCCGTGCTGGGATCCGTGCTGAGAGACCGCAAACATTTTGCAAGACCTGAAGTGTTTGACCCCCAGCACTTCCTGGATGCGAACGGGCAGTTCAAGAAGAACGAAGCCTTTATGCCATTCTCCATTG GGAAACGCTATTGCTTTGGGGAGCGGCTGGCCCGGATGGAACTCTTCCTTTTCTTCACCAGCATCCTGCAGAACTTCCGCTTCAAGTCTCTCATCCCACCGGAAGAAATCGACATCTCCCCCATGCTGGTTGGGTTTGCCACCATCCCACGTTTCTATGACATCTCTGTCATCCCCCGCTGA